A region of Micromonospora chokoriensis DNA encodes the following proteins:
- a CDS encoding helix-turn-helix transcriptional regulator: MTVEATTERVLRLLALLQRRPSWTAADLAAELGVTDRCVRRDVQRLRALGYPVHAVPGVAGGYQLGAGTRLPPLLLDDEEAIATAVSLRLASGGTIAGAGEAALRALTKLDQVMPARLRAEVRAVHGSTETLMGPVAEIDAEVLVTLARACRDAVRVRFTYEARNGGQHERTVEPVRMVTTGRRWYLMAWDVDRDDWRTFRLDRMAAAFATTWRFRAREHPDPVAFVQRAVTEASYRYLARARVRATVDQVREVVPPQVGRVEDDRDGWCVLVVGGERLDWLAAHLARLSYEVEVVEPPELRDAAALLARRLAAMAGTASPDNV; encoded by the coding sequence GTGACCGTCGAGGCGACGACCGAGCGGGTGTTGCGGCTGCTGGCGCTGCTTCAGCGGCGGCCATCCTGGACGGCTGCGGACCTCGCCGCCGAGCTCGGCGTCACCGACCGTTGCGTGCGCCGTGACGTGCAGCGACTGCGTGCGCTCGGCTATCCCGTGCACGCGGTGCCGGGGGTCGCTGGTGGCTACCAGCTCGGTGCGGGCACCCGCCTGCCACCGTTGCTCCTCGACGACGAGGAGGCGATCGCGACGGCGGTCTCGCTGCGCCTCGCCTCGGGCGGCACGATCGCCGGCGCGGGCGAGGCGGCCCTGCGGGCCCTCACGAAGCTCGACCAGGTCATGCCGGCACGGTTGCGCGCCGAGGTACGGGCGGTGCACGGTTCCACCGAGACGCTCATGGGTCCGGTGGCCGAGATCGACGCGGAGGTGCTGGTGACGCTGGCCCGGGCCTGCCGCGATGCGGTGCGGGTGCGATTCACCTACGAGGCACGCAACGGTGGGCAGCACGAGCGGACGGTCGAGCCGGTCCGGATGGTCACGACAGGTCGCCGCTGGTACCTGATGGCCTGGGACGTGGACCGCGACGACTGGCGGACGTTCCGCCTGGACCGGATGGCTGCCGCGTTCGCGACGACCTGGCGTTTCCGGGCGCGCGAGCACCCGGACCCGGTTGCCTTCGTCCAGCGGGCCGTGACCGAGGCGTCGTACCGGTACCTCGCCCGGGCACGTGTGCGCGCGACGGTCGACCAGGTGCGGGAGGTGGTGCCGCCCCAGGTGGGGCGGGTCGAGGACGACCGCGACGGGTGGTGCGTGCTGGTCGTCGGCGGGGAGCGCCTGGACTGGCTCGCCGCGCACCTCGCCCGTCTGAGTTACGAGGTGGAGGTGGTGGAGCCTCCGGAGTTGCGCGACGCCGCGGCCCTGCTCGCCCGCCGGCTCGCGGCGATGGCCGGCACGGCGTCACCGGACAACGTGTAG
- a CDS encoding VOC family protein has product MARDMQITFDCADPAALAAFWAEALGYQVQGPPGNFESWEQALDAMGVPPEHRNDASAVVDPEGSRPRLFFQRVPEPKQVKNRVHIDVRAAPGLEGDERMAALEKEAERLAAYGATRLSRHEPAPPLGAGHLVMADPEGNEFCLD; this is encoded by the coding sequence ATGGCCCGCGACATGCAGATCACCTTCGACTGCGCCGACCCCGCCGCGTTGGCGGCGTTCTGGGCCGAGGCCCTCGGCTACCAGGTGCAGGGCCCGCCCGGGAACTTCGAGTCCTGGGAGCAGGCGCTCGACGCGATGGGGGTGCCGCCGGAGCACCGCAACGACGCGTCGGCGGTGGTCGACCCCGAGGGCTCGCGGCCACGCCTGTTCTTTCAGCGGGTCCCCGAGCCCAAGCAGGTCAAGAATCGCGTACACATCGATGTGCGGGCCGCACCCGGGCTGGAGGGTGACGAGCGGATGGCGGCCCTGGAGAAGGAGGCCGAGCGGCTCGCCGCGTACGGTGCCACCCGGCTCAGTCGCCACGAGCCCGCTCCCCCGCTGGGTGCCGGTCACCTCGTCATGGCCGACCCGGAGGGCAACGAATTCTGCCTCGACTGA
- a CDS encoding LysM peptidoglycan-binding domain-containing protein, whose translation MTSVHTPRHRRVTTRRLAVGTLAVGAVTGAVALFGPAAPAQAGVNWDAIAKCESGGNWKINTGNGYFGGLQFSQSTWAGYGGKKYAARADLASRGEQIAIAEKVLDGQGIGAWPTCGKKGGSSGGSATKSTKSTAKSTKSTAKPTERQERPSRGEQPATRNHERTAAPAGGQTYLVKPGDTLSEIADAHRVSGGWQALYEHNRKLIGADPGLIFPGQKLSL comes from the coding sequence ATGACGTCTGTTCACACGCCCCGTCATCGACGGGTCACCACCCGCCGCCTCGCCGTCGGCACCCTGGCCGTCGGCGCGGTCACCGGCGCTGTCGCCCTCTTCGGCCCGGCCGCCCCGGCGCAGGCCGGAGTCAACTGGGACGCGATCGCCAAGTGCGAGTCCGGCGGTAACTGGAAGATCAATACCGGCAACGGCTACTTCGGTGGCCTGCAGTTCTCGCAGAGCACCTGGGCCGGTTACGGCGGCAAGAAGTACGCCGCCCGCGCCGACCTGGCCAGCCGTGGCGAGCAGATCGCCATCGCCGAGAAGGTGCTCGACGGGCAGGGCATCGGTGCCTGGCCGACGTGCGGCAAGAAGGGCGGCTCGTCGGGCGGCTCCGCCACGAAGTCGACGAAGTCCACTGCGAAGTCGACCAAGTCGACCGCGAAGCCCACCGAGCGGCAGGAGCGGCCGTCGCGCGGCGAGCAGCCGGCGACCCGCAACCACGAGCGCACCGCGGCGCCGGCCGGCGGCCAAACGTACCTGGTCAAGCCGGGCGACACCCTGTCGGAGATCGCCGACGCCCATCGGGTGTCCGGCGGCTGGCAGGCGCTGTACGAGCACAACCGGAAGCTGATCGGGGCCGACCCCGGTCTGATCTTCCCGGGTCAGAAGCTCAGCCTCTGA
- the htpG gene encoding molecular chaperone HtpG, translating to MGDGVSNQAETLEFQAEARQLLQLVVHSIYSNKDVFLRELISNASDALDKLRLATLVDKDLVADTDDLHVTLEVDRDARTLSVRDNGIGMTRDEVVQLIGTIAKSGTAELLRQLRESADARASQDLIGQFGVGFYAAFMVADRVTLVTRKAGETGGTRWESTGEGTYSIEAVDEAPQGTTVTLHLKPADTEDNLHDYTAEWTVRDIVKRYSDFIAWPIRMTVERPGADGEAPTSEVQTLNSMKALWARPRDEVDAAEYNEFYKHVSHDWADPLEVVHMKGEGTFEYEALLFLPSHAPLDLFSPQGRRGVQLYVKRVFIMDDCEALVPTYLRFVKGVVDAHDLSLNISREILQQDRQIQIVRRRLVKKILATVKDLKANHAERYRTFWTEFGAVVKEGLIDDTDNRDTLLDILSVASTHDATEPTDLAGYVSRMKDGQNDIWYATGESRAAIENSPHLEAFRAKGHEVLLLTDQVDEVWVERVGAYDGKTLRSIAKGEIDLDTDEEKQQAEAEREQQRQEFAGLLDWLGTTLTDSVREVRLSSRLTTSPACVVGDAHDLTPTLEKMYRAMGHEVPPTKRILEINPGHPLVSGLRKAHEQGSDQAALTETAELLYGLAVLAEGGELTDPARFTRTLADRLARTL from the coding sequence GTGAGCAACCAGGCCGAAACGTTGGAGTTCCAGGCCGAGGCGCGTCAGCTCCTCCAGTTGGTGGTCCACTCGATCTATTCGAACAAGGACGTCTTCCTGCGGGAGCTCATCTCGAACGCCTCCGACGCGTTGGACAAGCTGCGGCTGGCCACTCTCGTCGACAAGGACCTCGTCGCCGACACCGACGACCTGCACGTGACGCTCGAGGTCGACAGGGACGCCCGCACTCTCAGCGTGCGGGACAACGGCATCGGGATGACCCGCGACGAGGTCGTCCAGTTGATCGGCACCATCGCCAAGTCGGGCACCGCCGAGCTGCTGCGCCAACTGCGGGAATCCGCCGACGCGCGCGCCTCGCAGGACCTGATCGGCCAGTTCGGCGTCGGCTTCTACGCCGCGTTCATGGTCGCCGACCGGGTCACCCTGGTCACCCGCAAGGCCGGCGAGACCGGCGGCACCCGCTGGGAGTCCACCGGCGAGGGCACCTACTCGATCGAGGCGGTGGACGAGGCCCCGCAGGGCACCACGGTGACCCTGCACCTCAAGCCGGCCGACACCGAGGACAACCTGCACGACTACACCGCCGAGTGGACCGTCCGCGACATCGTCAAGCGATACTCCGACTTCATCGCCTGGCCGATCCGGATGACCGTCGAACGCCCCGGCGCCGACGGCGAGGCCCCCACCAGTGAGGTGCAGACCCTCAACTCGATGAAGGCGCTCTGGGCGCGCCCCCGCGACGAGGTCGATGCCGCCGAGTACAACGAGTTCTACAAGCACGTCAGCCACGACTGGGCCGACCCGCTCGAAGTCGTGCACATGAAGGGCGAGGGCACCTTCGAGTACGAGGCGCTGCTCTTCCTGCCCAGCCACGCCCCACTGGACCTGTTCTCCCCGCAGGGCCGCCGCGGCGTCCAGCTCTACGTCAAGCGTGTCTTCATCATGGACGACTGCGAGGCGCTCGTCCCGACGTACCTGCGCTTCGTCAAGGGCGTGGTCGACGCGCACGACCTGTCGCTGAACATCTCCCGGGAGATCCTCCAGCAGGACCGGCAGATCCAGATCGTCCGTCGCCGCCTGGTCAAGAAGATCCTCGCCACGGTCAAGGACCTGAAGGCCAACCACGCCGAGCGCTACCGCACCTTCTGGACCGAGTTCGGCGCGGTGGTCAAGGAGGGACTGATCGACGATACCGACAACCGCGACACCCTGCTGGACATCCTCTCCGTGGCCTCCACCCACGACGCGACCGAGCCCACCGACCTGGCCGGTTACGTCTCGCGGATGAAGGACGGCCAGAACGACATCTGGTACGCCACCGGTGAGTCCCGGGCCGCCATCGAGAACTCGCCGCACCTGGAGGCCTTCCGGGCCAAGGGTCACGAGGTGCTGCTGCTCACCGACCAGGTCGACGAGGTGTGGGTCGAGCGGGTCGGCGCGTACGACGGCAAGACGTTGCGCTCGATCGCCAAGGGCGAGATCGACCTGGACACCGACGAGGAGAAGCAGCAGGCTGAGGCCGAACGCGAGCAGCAGCGGCAGGAGTTCGCCGGTCTGCTCGACTGGCTCGGCACCACGTTGACCGACAGCGTCCGGGAGGTCCGGCTGTCGTCGCGACTGACCACCTCACCGGCCTGCGTCGTCGGCGACGCCCACGACCTCACGCCGACCCTGGAGAAGATGTACCGGGCCATGGGGCACGAGGTGCCCCCGACCAAGCGGATCCTGGAGATCAACCCCGGGCACCCGCTGGTCTCCGGGCTGCGCAAGGCCCACGAGCAGGGCAGCGACCAGGCGGCCCTGACCGAGACCGCGGAGCTGCTCTACGGCCTGGCGGTGCTCGCCGAGGGCGGTGAGCTGACCGACCCCGCCCGCTTCACCCGCACGCTCGCCGACCGGCTGGCGCGCACCCTGTAG